AACTTGCTCAACGCCGTCTGCACCTCGCCGCGCTGCACCAGGCAGCTTTTCACCTGTTCCTTGTCGATGCGGTATAGCACGCAACTGGTCAGCGTGCGGAACTCGGCAAAAGCATCGTCCTCGTCAATGATGCCCTCGATCCCCAGCACCTCCCCTGGCCCCATGCGCCCGGCCTCCAGCAGCTTGTCGCCATCGCGAACTGACGCCGAAACCACCCCGCTGCCAATCACCAGCAAGTGATCCGAACGCTCGCCCACCCCCAGGATCACCTGGTCGGCCAGGTATTCCACGGCCGTCATGCGCTGGCTTAGCGCATCGCGCTCTTCATCGCTCAGCGAGCGGAACACCCGCACTTCGTCCAACACTTCGCGCTGGCGGCTGCGCGGTGGCATGGCCAGGTCGACGTTCCACATCACGCCACTGGCCTCAAGGTGCCGATGGGCCAGGTCGAACAGCTGATTGCGTGCGTCGCCCTTGCCGCCCATGTCGGCAACGAAGCCGCTGGCCTCGTATTCCACCGACTCCAGGGTCGAGGCCTTCACTGTGACTTTCGGTTTGGGCGAGGCGAGTATCGCGCGCGTGCCCTGCAGGGCCTTTTCCAGTGCATCGAACACCCGCTTGGGGCGCACTTTGGCCGGCACCACCACGCTGATCGACACCCCATGCACGTCAGGCGGGCGGCTGTGGTTAAGCAGCTTGGCCTTGGCCGCCACCGAGTTGGGGATTACCGCCAGGCTGCCTGCGCTGGTCAGCAGGCGGGTGGCGCGCCAGTCGATGTCCAGCACCTTGCCTTCCGTGCCATCGATGGAGATCGCATCACCGATCTGATAAGGCCGCGTCGTGTTCAGCACGATGCCGCTGAACACGTCGGCCAAGGTGCTTTGCAATGCCAGGCCGATGACGATAGCCATGACCCCGGAGGTGGCCAGCAGCCCCTTCACCGGCAGTTGCATTACGTAGCCCGCAGCGGCCACCACAGCCGCCAGGAAAATCAGCGCCCCCAGCACATCCTGCAGTAACCGGCCGCCGTGGCTGCCGCGGGCCACCAGCAGTTGCCCGAACACCACGGTCACCGTGCGCGCACCGAACAGCCACCAGCCAATCGTCAGCACTGTTGCCATCAGGTTGCGCGACACGTCGTCGGGCCACGGCGGCGGTTGCAGCGGGCTCATGCCGGCGGCCAGCAGCACCCAGCTGAACAGCAGGAAGATCGTCAGCCGCGCGCCGATACGCCAGGCCCGGCGCTGAATGGGGATAAGTTGCCAGAGAACCAGGTCGAGCAGGATCAGTGAAGTGCCGAGCAACAACGGGGACGACTGGATGAAGGCCAGCATGGTGGTCTCGGGGTGGGGGAGGGCTTCGGGTAGTAATAGAG
The sequence above is drawn from the Pseudomonas putida genome and encodes:
- a CDS encoding mechanosensitive ion channel family protein; this translates as MLAFIQSSPLLLGTSLILLDLVLWQLIPIQRRAWRIGARLTIFLLFSWVLLAAGMSPLQPPPWPDDVSRNLMATVLTIGWWLFGARTVTVVFGQLLVARGSHGGRLLQDVLGALIFLAAVVAAAGYVMQLPVKGLLATSGVMAIVIGLALQSTLADVFSGIVLNTTRPYQIGDAISIDGTEGKVLDIDWRATRLLTSAGSLAVIPNSVAAKAKLLNHSRPPDVHGVSISVVVPAKVRPKRVFDALEKALQGTRAILASPKPKVTVKASTLESVEYEASGFVADMGGKGDARNQLFDLAHRHLEASGVMWNVDLAMPPRSRQREVLDEVRVFRSLSDEERDALSQRMTAVEYLADQVILGVGERSDHLLVIGSGVVSASVRDGDKLLEAGRMGPGEVLGIEGIIDEDDAFAEFRTLTSCVLYRIDKEQVKSCLVQRGEVQTALSKLQRFRRQSRESLLLQKPTLIKKGGFLSWLHK